The Bombus vancouverensis nearcticus chromosome 9, iyBomVanc1_principal, whole genome shotgun sequence genome includes a window with the following:
- the LOC117163667 gene encoding uncharacterized protein LOC117163667 isoform X1: protein MYSVRTIREAPPSGPLPPVCSYSPRTIANSRCSLQAFRGIVLAFLVRLSARKVSSGLSCRVRQDFGPSKKLKQNIHLGKMINFLSLLVLTLTCVIVHAQQTSDQKPVFGQTFDEIVVSSDLNVRRKSKESRQGKRLTNIPSGTTGPPEKSTVLASRFISNDGSQITWEKTQTKREISNLQKRYLDMGITGFLLNSRKR from the exons ATGTACAGTGTGCGAACGATCCGCGAGGCGCCTCCTTCTGGACCCTTACCCCCGGTCTGTTCCTATTCACCACGCACTATAGCAAATTCGCGATGCTCTCTTCAAGCCTTCCGCGGCATTGTGCTCGCATTTCTCGTGCGGTTGTCGGCTCGGAAAGTATCTTCTGGCTTGAGCTGTCG cGTTAGACAAGATTTCGGACCTTCCAAAAAATTGAAGCAAAACATCCATCTCGGCAAAATGATAAATTTTCTGTCCCTTCTGGTGCTTACTCTGACTTGCGTAATTGTCCACGCCCAACAAACATCTGATCAAAAAC CTGTTTTTGGGCAGACGTTTGACGAAATCGTGGTCTCGTCGGATCTGAATGTCAGAAGAAAATCCAAAGAAAGCCGTCAAGGTAAAAGGTTGACCAATATACCTTCAGGAACCACGGGTCCACCAGAAAAATCCACCGTGCTCGCGTCCAGGTTCATTTCGAATGACGGCAGTCAAATTACTTGGGAAAAAACCCAAACGAAAcgtgaaatttcaaatttgcaGAAGAG GTATCTGGACATGGGCATCACAGGATTCTTGCTGAACTCTCGGAAACGATGA
- the LOC117163667 gene encoding uncharacterized protein LOC117163667 isoform X2, protein MINFLSLLVLTLTCVIVHAQQTSDQKPVFGQTFDEIVVSSDLNVRRKSKESRQGKRLTNIPSGTTGPPEKSTVLASRFISNDGSQITWEKTQTKREISNLQKRYLDMGITGFLLNSRKR, encoded by the exons ATGATAAATTTTCTGTCCCTTCTGGTGCTTACTCTGACTTGCGTAATTGTCCACGCCCAACAAACATCTGATCAAAAAC CTGTTTTTGGGCAGACGTTTGACGAAATCGTGGTCTCGTCGGATCTGAATGTCAGAAGAAAATCCAAAGAAAGCCGTCAAGGTAAAAGGTTGACCAATATACCTTCAGGAACCACGGGTCCACCAGAAAAATCCACCGTGCTCGCGTCCAGGTTCATTTCGAATGACGGCAGTCAAATTACTTGGGAAAAAACCCAAACGAAAcgtgaaatttcaaatttgcaGAAGAG GTATCTGGACATGGGCATCACAGGATTCTTGCTGAACTCTCGGAAACGATGA